A window of the Camelus ferus isolate YT-003-E chromosome 22, BCGSAC_Cfer_1.0, whole genome shotgun sequence genome harbors these coding sequences:
- the OCEL1 gene encoding occludin/ELL domain-containing protein 1 isoform X6, with product MHNTGSSAFSGADPESEPRKLGQAARRPPPPRAGHDSPRRTRPPARGRPSGAAPKPMPTREPRQTRGSRGDLQARPPDPGPPRLVPRGLTSSAPRPLCQAQSGAHRARPKKIVFEDELPSLPLLGTKKSIGADPGGHIPRPHPHTVPDYELKYPTVNSEKDRSRYAAVFQDQYTEFLELQQEVGSAQAKLQQLEALLNSLPPPRSQKEAHVAARVWREFEKKQMDPSFLDKQARCHYLKGKLRHLKTQIQKFDDQGDSESSVYF from the exons ATGCACAACACGGGCTCAAGCGCCTTTTCGGGAGCGGACCCAGAATCGGAGCCCCGGAAGCTGGGACAG GCCGCCCGTCGACCGCCCCCGCCACGCGCGGGCCACGACTCCCCCCGCAGGACCCGCCCACCGGCCCGGGGACGCCCGAGCGGCGCCGCCCCGAAGCCAATGCCCACCCGGGAGCCGCGCCAGACGCGCGGCTCCCGGGGGGACCTACAGGCCCGCCCACCTGACCCTGGTCCCCCG CGACTGGTGCCTCGAGGCCTCACGTCCAGCGCGCCCCGCCCACTGTGCCAGGCCCAGTCCGGAGCGCACAGGGCAAGGCCCAAGAAGATTGTATTTGAGGACgagcttccctccctgcctctgctgggtACCAAGAAGTCTATTGGAGCCGACCCAGGGGGGCATATCCCTAGGCCCCATCCCCATACCGTGCCTGACTATGAACT TAAGTACCCAACAGTGAACAGTGAGAAGGATCGGAGCCGCTATGCTGCAGTGTTCCAGGACCAGTACACGGAGTTCTTGGAGCTCCAGCAGGAGGTGGGCTCTGCACAGGCAAAGCTCCAGCAGCTGGAGGCCTTGCTGAACTCACTACCCCCACCCCGAAGCCAG AAGGAGGCCCATGTTGCCGCCCGTGTCTGGAGGGAATTTGAGAAGAAGCAGATG GACCCCAGCTTCCTGGATAAGCAGGCTCGCTGCCACTACCTGAAGGGCAAACTAAGGCACCTCAAGACACAGATCCAGAAGTTCGATGACCAAGGAGACAGCGAGAGCTCTGTGTACTTCTGA
- the OCEL1 gene encoding occludin/ELL domain-containing protein 1 isoform X2, whose product MHNTGSSAFSGADPESEPRKLGQVTPGWSGSCGPLPGRRSWGSSRGQCPSEPHTPAGQAARRPPPPRAGHDSPRRTRPPARGRPSGAAPKPMPTREPRQTRGSRGDLQARPPDPGPPRLVPRGLTSSAPRPLCQAQSGAHRARPKKIVFEDELPSLPLLGTKKSIGADPGGHIPRPHPHTVPDYELKYPTVNSEKDRSRYAAVFQDQYTEFLELQQEVGSAQAKLQQLEALLNSLPPPRSQKEAHVAARVWREFEKKQMDPSFLDKQARCHYLKGKLRHLKTQIQKFDDQGDSESSVYF is encoded by the exons ATGCACAACACGGGCTCAAGCGCCTTTTCGGGAGCGGACCCAGAATCGGAGCCCCGGAAGCTGGGACAGGTGACGCCGGGCTGGAGTGGTTCGTGCGGCCCGCTGCCAGGCCGGAGATCCTGGGGGTCTTCTCGGGGGCAGTGTCCTTCAGAGCCACACACCCCTGCGGGACAG GCCGCCCGTCGACCGCCCCCGCCACGCGCGGGCCACGACTCCCCCCGCAGGACCCGCCCACCGGCCCGGGGACGCCCGAGCGGCGCCGCCCCGAAGCCAATGCCCACCCGGGAGCCGCGCCAGACGCGCGGCTCCCGGGGGGACCTACAGGCCCGCCCACCTGACCCTGGTCCCCCG CGACTGGTGCCTCGAGGCCTCACGTCCAGCGCGCCCCGCCCACTGTGCCAGGCCCAGTCCGGAGCGCACAGGGCAAGGCCCAAGAAGATTGTATTTGAGGACgagcttccctccctgcctctgctgggtACCAAGAAGTCTATTGGAGCCGACCCAGGGGGGCATATCCCTAGGCCCCATCCCCATACCGTGCCTGACTATGAACT TAAGTACCCAACAGTGAACAGTGAGAAGGATCGGAGCCGCTATGCTGCAGTGTTCCAGGACCAGTACACGGAGTTCTTGGAGCTCCAGCAGGAGGTGGGCTCTGCACAGGCAAAGCTCCAGCAGCTGGAGGCCTTGCTGAACTCACTACCCCCACCCCGAAGCCAG AAGGAGGCCCATGTTGCCGCCCGTGTCTGGAGGGAATTTGAGAAGAAGCAGATG GACCCCAGCTTCCTGGATAAGCAGGCTCGCTGCCACTACCTGAAGGGCAAACTAAGGCACCTCAAGACACAGATCCAGAAGTTCGATGACCAAGGAGACAGCGAGAGCTCTGTGTACTTCTGA
- the OCEL1 gene encoding occludin/ELL domain-containing protein 1 isoform X4: MHNTGSSAFSGADPESEPRKLGQAARRPPPPRAGHDSPRRTRPPARGRPSGAAPKPMPTREPRQTRGSRGDLQARPPDPGPPRLVPRGLTSSAPRPLCQAQSGAHRARPKKIVFEDELPSLPLLGTKKSIGADPGGHIPRPHPHTVPDYELKYPTVNSEKDRSRYAAVFQDQYTEFLELQQEVGSAQAKLQQLEALLNSLPPPRSQVSTQVETPTLQPVQVAQPQPSHWVQIPGPLPPPGWAGTTAHRPRRRPMLPPVSGGNLRRSRWTPASWISRLAATT, encoded by the exons ATGCACAACACGGGCTCAAGCGCCTTTTCGGGAGCGGACCCAGAATCGGAGCCCCGGAAGCTGGGACAG GCCGCCCGTCGACCGCCCCCGCCACGCGCGGGCCACGACTCCCCCCGCAGGACCCGCCCACCGGCCCGGGGACGCCCGAGCGGCGCCGCCCCGAAGCCAATGCCCACCCGGGAGCCGCGCCAGACGCGCGGCTCCCGGGGGGACCTACAGGCCCGCCCACCTGACCCTGGTCCCCCG CGACTGGTGCCTCGAGGCCTCACGTCCAGCGCGCCCCGCCCACTGTGCCAGGCCCAGTCCGGAGCGCACAGGGCAAGGCCCAAGAAGATTGTATTTGAGGACgagcttccctccctgcctctgctgggtACCAAGAAGTCTATTGGAGCCGACCCAGGGGGGCATATCCCTAGGCCCCATCCCCATACCGTGCCTGACTATGAACT TAAGTACCCAACAGTGAACAGTGAGAAGGATCGGAGCCGCTATGCTGCAGTGTTCCAGGACCAGTACACGGAGTTCTTGGAGCTCCAGCAGGAGGTGGGCTCTGCACAGGCAAAGCTCCAGCAGCTGGAGGCCTTGCTGAACTCACTACCCCCACCCCGAAGCCAGGTCAGCACCCAGGTGGAAACCCCCACCCTACAGCCTGTCCAGGTGGCCCAACCCCAGCCCTCCCACTGGGTCCAGATCCCtgggcctcttcctcctccaggctgggCGGGCACCACAGCACATAGGCCAAG AAGGAGGCCCATGTTGCCGCCCGTGTCTGGAGGGAATTTGAGAAGAAGCAGATG GACCCCAGCTTCCTGGATAAGCAGGCTCGCTGCCACTACCTGA
- the OCEL1 gene encoding occludin/ELL domain-containing protein 1 isoform X5, producing MHNTGSSAFSGADPESEPRKLGQVTPGWSGSCGPLPGRRSWGSSRGQCPSEPHTPAGQAARRPPPPRAGHDSPRRTRPPARGRPSGAAPKPMPTREPRQTRGSRGDLQARPPDPGPPRLVPRGLTSSAPRPLCQAQSGAHRARPKKIVFEDELPSLPLLGTKKSIGADPGGHIPRPHPHTVPDYELRRPMLPPVSGGNLRRSRWTPASWISRLAATT from the exons ATGCACAACACGGGCTCAAGCGCCTTTTCGGGAGCGGACCCAGAATCGGAGCCCCGGAAGCTGGGACAGGTGACGCCGGGCTGGAGTGGTTCGTGCGGCCCGCTGCCAGGCCGGAGATCCTGGGGGTCTTCTCGGGGGCAGTGTCCTTCAGAGCCACACACCCCTGCGGGACAG GCCGCCCGTCGACCGCCCCCGCCACGCGCGGGCCACGACTCCCCCCGCAGGACCCGCCCACCGGCCCGGGGACGCCCGAGCGGCGCCGCCCCGAAGCCAATGCCCACCCGGGAGCCGCGCCAGACGCGCGGCTCCCGGGGGGACCTACAGGCCCGCCCACCTGACCCTGGTCCCCCG CGACTGGTGCCTCGAGGCCTCACGTCCAGCGCGCCCCGCCCACTGTGCCAGGCCCAGTCCGGAGCGCACAGGGCAAGGCCCAAGAAGATTGTATTTGAGGACgagcttccctccctgcctctgctgggtACCAAGAAGTCTATTGGAGCCGACCCAGGGGGGCATATCCCTAGGCCCCATCCCCATACCGTGCCTGACTATGAACT AAGGAGGCCCATGTTGCCGCCCGTGTCTGGAGGGAATTTGAGAAGAAGCAGATG GACCCCAGCTTCCTGGATAAGCAGGCTCGCTGCCACTACCTGA
- the OCEL1 gene encoding occludin/ELL domain-containing protein 1 isoform X1 — MHNTGSSAFSGADPESEPRKLGQVTPGWSGSCGPLPGRRSWGSSRGQCPSEPHTPAGQAARRPPPPRAGHDSPRRTRPPARGRPSGAAPKPMPTREPRQTRGSRGDLQARPPDPGPPRLVPRGLTSSAPRPLCQAQSGAHRARPKKIVFEDELPSLPLLGTKKSIGADPGGHIPRPHPHTVPDYELKYPTVNSEKDRSRYAAVFQDQYTEFLELQQEVGSAQAKLQQLEALLNSLPPPRSQVSTQVETPTLQPVQVAQPQPSHWVQIPGPLPPPGWAGTTAHRPRRRPMLPPVSGGNLRRSRWTPASWISRLAATT; from the exons ATGCACAACACGGGCTCAAGCGCCTTTTCGGGAGCGGACCCAGAATCGGAGCCCCGGAAGCTGGGACAGGTGACGCCGGGCTGGAGTGGTTCGTGCGGCCCGCTGCCAGGCCGGAGATCCTGGGGGTCTTCTCGGGGGCAGTGTCCTTCAGAGCCACACACCCCTGCGGGACAG GCCGCCCGTCGACCGCCCCCGCCACGCGCGGGCCACGACTCCCCCCGCAGGACCCGCCCACCGGCCCGGGGACGCCCGAGCGGCGCCGCCCCGAAGCCAATGCCCACCCGGGAGCCGCGCCAGACGCGCGGCTCCCGGGGGGACCTACAGGCCCGCCCACCTGACCCTGGTCCCCCG CGACTGGTGCCTCGAGGCCTCACGTCCAGCGCGCCCCGCCCACTGTGCCAGGCCCAGTCCGGAGCGCACAGGGCAAGGCCCAAGAAGATTGTATTTGAGGACgagcttccctccctgcctctgctgggtACCAAGAAGTCTATTGGAGCCGACCCAGGGGGGCATATCCCTAGGCCCCATCCCCATACCGTGCCTGACTATGAACT TAAGTACCCAACAGTGAACAGTGAGAAGGATCGGAGCCGCTATGCTGCAGTGTTCCAGGACCAGTACACGGAGTTCTTGGAGCTCCAGCAGGAGGTGGGCTCTGCACAGGCAAAGCTCCAGCAGCTGGAGGCCTTGCTGAACTCACTACCCCCACCCCGAAGCCAGGTCAGCACCCAGGTGGAAACCCCCACCCTACAGCCTGTCCAGGTGGCCCAACCCCAGCCCTCCCACTGGGTCCAGATCCCtgggcctcttcctcctccaggctgggCGGGCACCACAGCACATAGGCCAAG AAGGAGGCCCATGTTGCCGCCCGTGTCTGGAGGGAATTTGAGAAGAAGCAGATG GACCCCAGCTTCCTGGATAAGCAGGCTCGCTGCCACTACCTGA
- the OCEL1 gene encoding occludin/ELL domain-containing protein 1 isoform X3, with protein MHNTGSSAFSGADPESEPRKLGQVTPGWSGSCGPLPGRRSWGSSRGQCPSEPHTPAGQAARRPPPPRAGHDSPRRTRPPARGRPSGAAPKPMPTREPRQTRGSRGDLQARPPDPGPPAQSGAHRARPKKIVFEDELPSLPLLGTKKSIGADPGGHIPRPHPHTVPDYELKYPTVNSEKDRSRYAAVFQDQYTEFLELQQEVGSAQAKLQQLEALLNSLPPPRSQVSTQVETPTLQPVQVAQPQPSHWVQIPGPLPPPGWAGTTAHRPRRRPMLPPVSGGNLRRSRWTPASWISRLAATT; from the exons ATGCACAACACGGGCTCAAGCGCCTTTTCGGGAGCGGACCCAGAATCGGAGCCCCGGAAGCTGGGACAGGTGACGCCGGGCTGGAGTGGTTCGTGCGGCCCGCTGCCAGGCCGGAGATCCTGGGGGTCTTCTCGGGGGCAGTGTCCTTCAGAGCCACACACCCCTGCGGGACAG GCCGCCCGTCGACCGCCCCCGCCACGCGCGGGCCACGACTCCCCCCGCAGGACCCGCCCACCGGCCCGGGGACGCCCGAGCGGCGCCGCCCCGAAGCCAATGCCCACCCGGGAGCCGCGCCAGACGCGCGGCTCCCGGGGGGACCTACAGGCCCGCCCACCTGACCCTGGTCCCCCG GCCCAGTCCGGAGCGCACAGGGCAAGGCCCAAGAAGATTGTATTTGAGGACgagcttccctccctgcctctgctgggtACCAAGAAGTCTATTGGAGCCGACCCAGGGGGGCATATCCCTAGGCCCCATCCCCATACCGTGCCTGACTATGAACT TAAGTACCCAACAGTGAACAGTGAGAAGGATCGGAGCCGCTATGCTGCAGTGTTCCAGGACCAGTACACGGAGTTCTTGGAGCTCCAGCAGGAGGTGGGCTCTGCACAGGCAAAGCTCCAGCAGCTGGAGGCCTTGCTGAACTCACTACCCCCACCCCGAAGCCAGGTCAGCACCCAGGTGGAAACCCCCACCCTACAGCCTGTCCAGGTGGCCCAACCCCAGCCCTCCCACTGGGTCCAGATCCCtgggcctcttcctcctccaggctgggCGGGCACCACAGCACATAGGCCAAG AAGGAGGCCCATGTTGCCGCCCGTGTCTGGAGGGAATTTGAGAAGAAGCAGATG GACCCCAGCTTCCTGGATAAGCAGGCTCGCTGCCACTACCTGA
- the USE1 gene encoding vesicle transport protein USE1 isoform X1, with amino-acid sequence MAPLFKTRHYFRRPKQGWNSKRAVHFRPEGGQQKALPPPLKMAPAEGAEYLWVVMAASRLELNLVRLLCRCEAMAAERRDPDEWRLEKYVGALEDMLQALKAQASKPASEVINEYSRKVDFLKGMLQAEKLTSSSEKALANQFLAPGRVPTTAKERVPATKTLHLQSRARYTSEMRSELLGTDSTGEPELDVRKRTGVAGPRPGDEKQSAAELDLVLQRHQNLQEKLAEEMLGLARSLKTNTLAAQSVIKKDNQTLSHSLKMADQNLEKLKTESERLEQHTQKSVNWLLWAMLIIVCFIFISMILFIRIMPKLK; translated from the exons ATGGCGCCTCTCTTTAAAACAAGACATTACTTCCGCCGCCCCAAACAAGGATGGAACAGCAAACGAGCAGTGCACTTCCGCCCGGAAGGAGGCCAACAGAAGGCACTTCCGCCACCTCTTAAGATGGCGCCGGCGGAAGGGGCGGAGTACCTCTGGGTGGTGATGGCAGCGTCGCGGTTGGAGCTGAACCTGGTGCGGCTGCTGTGCCGGTGCGAGGCGATGGCAGCGGAGAGGCGGGACCCGGACGAGTGGCGTCTGGAAAAG TACGTGGGAGCCCTCGAGGATATGTTGCAGGCCCTGAAAGCCCAGGCGAG CAAACCGGCCTCAGAGGTGATCAATGAATATTCTCGCAAGGTAGATTTTCTGAAGGGGATGTTGCAGGCAGAGAAGCTG ACCTCCTCCTCAGAGAAGGCACTAGCCAACCAGTTCCTGGCCCCTGGCCGTGTGCCAACCACAGCCAAGGAACGGGTGCCTGCCACAAAGACATTGCATCTACAGTCACGGGCACGGTACACCAGTGAGATGCGGAGTGAGCTGCTAGGCACG GACTCTACTGGAG AGCCTGAACTGGACGTGAGGAAGAGAAC TGGGGTGGCAGGGCCCAGGCCAGGGGATGAGAAGCAGTCAGCAGCCGAGCTAGACCTCGTCCTGCAGCGACACCAGAACCTCCAGGAGAAGCTGGCGGAGGAGATGCTAGGCCTGGCCCGGAGCCTCAAGACCAACACACTGGCTGCCCAGAGTGTCATCAAGAAGGACAACCAG ACCCTGTCACACTCACTCAAGATGGCTGACCAGAACCTGGAGAAGCTGAAGACAGAATCTGAGAGGTTGGAGCAACATACACAGAAGTCAGTCAACTGGCTGCTCTGGGCCATGCTTATTATTGTCTGCTTCATATTCATCAGCATGATCCTCTTCATCCGTATCATGCCCAAACTCAAATAA
- the USE1 gene encoding vesicle transport protein USE1 isoform X2 — MAPLFKTRHYFRRPKQGWNSKRAVHFRPEGGQQKALPPPLKMAPAEGAEYLWVVMAASRLELNLVRLLCRCEAMAAERRDPDEWRLEKTSSSEKALANQFLAPGRVPTTAKERVPATKTLHLQSRARYTSEMRSELLGTDSTGEPELDVRKRTGVAGPRPGDEKQSAAELDLVLQRHQNLQEKLAEEMLGLARSLKTNTLAAQSVIKKDNQTLSHSLKMADQNLEKLKTESERLEQHTQKSVNWLLWAMLIIVCFIFISMILFIRIMPKLK, encoded by the exons ATGGCGCCTCTCTTTAAAACAAGACATTACTTCCGCCGCCCCAAACAAGGATGGAACAGCAAACGAGCAGTGCACTTCCGCCCGGAAGGAGGCCAACAGAAGGCACTTCCGCCACCTCTTAAGATGGCGCCGGCGGAAGGGGCGGAGTACCTCTGGGTGGTGATGGCAGCGTCGCGGTTGGAGCTGAACCTGGTGCGGCTGCTGTGCCGGTGCGAGGCGATGGCAGCGGAGAGGCGGGACCCGGACGAGTGGCGTCTGGAAAAG ACCTCCTCCTCAGAGAAGGCACTAGCCAACCAGTTCCTGGCCCCTGGCCGTGTGCCAACCACAGCCAAGGAACGGGTGCCTGCCACAAAGACATTGCATCTACAGTCACGGGCACGGTACACCAGTGAGATGCGGAGTGAGCTGCTAGGCACG GACTCTACTGGAG AGCCTGAACTGGACGTGAGGAAGAGAAC TGGGGTGGCAGGGCCCAGGCCAGGGGATGAGAAGCAGTCAGCAGCCGAGCTAGACCTCGTCCTGCAGCGACACCAGAACCTCCAGGAGAAGCTGGCGGAGGAGATGCTAGGCCTGGCCCGGAGCCTCAAGACCAACACACTGGCTGCCCAGAGTGTCATCAAGAAGGACAACCAG ACCCTGTCACACTCACTCAAGATGGCTGACCAGAACCTGGAGAAGCTGAAGACAGAATCTGAGAGGTTGGAGCAACATACACAGAAGTCAGTCAACTGGCTGCTCTGGGCCATGCTTATTATTGTCTGCTTCATATTCATCAGCATGATCCTCTTCATCCGTATCATGCCCAAACTCAAATAA